In Ostrea edulis chromosome 4, xbOstEdul1.1, whole genome shotgun sequence, a single window of DNA contains:
- the LOC125671406 gene encoding PHD finger protein 24-like encodes MNKSDTAWQKCLPKAVLVSSLLKHCKDHLKIRDELRSFLAEMKEDSEQIRKELKEEEKVTRILVVTIRSVHDLKHKDSSSTIRSVHYTQRKKHRDSSSNHQRKNPTGILVVTIRSVHYTQRKKHRYSSSTIRIPLCHICEKEFESSEEEFSCRVCDRVFHKECVLSIKDLHPSHISTIERVHTSVGWSCPACDDLSSLLTENELQSIIDTFDEDINPKGGQITLDEFIEYKRKQLGHNMSEDERKLSQLEFRLVDTDGNGTIDWWEFLNFQAKVKLASRDQNGLVDLLTEKEVLMAKIAFSRLDVNKDGSISELEARKVFDEYFSQLSLSDRKRNSVGETYAKHALARAMALDVKEMGTVTWTEFLHGQAQYILASRPNTSDLR; translated from the exons ATGAACAAATCTGATACTGCATGGCAGAAATGTTTACCGAAAGCGGTCCTTGTGAGCTCACTTCTTAAACATTGCAAAGACCATCTAAAGATTCGAGATGAGCTCCGAAGCTTCCTGGCGGAGATGAAGGAAGATTCTGAACAGATTAGAAAAGAGCTGAAGGAGGAGGAGAAAGTGACGA GGATTCTAGTAGTAACCATCAGGTCAGTCCATGACCTTAAACATAAGGATTCTAGTAGTACCATCAGGTCAGTTCATTACACTCAGAGAAAGAAACACAGAGATTCTAGTAGTAACCATCAG AGAAAAAACCCCACAGGGATTCTAGTAGTAACCATCAGGTCAGTTCATTACACTCAGAGAAAGAAACACAGATATTCTAGTAGTACCATCAG AATCCCACTCTGTCATATCTGTGAGAAGGAGTTTGAGTCTAGTGAAGAAGAATTTTCATGTCGTGTCTGTGATCGAGTGTTCCACAAGGAATGTGTGCTGTCAATCAAAGATCTCCACCCATCCCACATCTCCACCATCGAGAGAGTTCACACGAGCGTGGGGTGGAGCTGTCCCGCGTGT GACGACCTAAGTTCATTGCTGACAGAAAATGAGCTACAAAGCATTATTGATACTTTTGACGAAGACATCAATCCGAAAG GAGGACAAATTACACTAGATGAATTCATCGAATACAAAAGAAAACAACTGGGACATAATATGTCAGAAGATGAGCGCAAGCTCTCACAGCTTGAATTCCGATTGGTTGATACCGATGGCAACGGAACAATTGATTGGTgggaatttctaaattttcaggCCAAAGTGAAACTTGCCTCACGTGACCAG AATGGATTGGTAGATTTGCTGACAGAAAAAGAAGTTTTAATGGCGAAAATCGCCTTCTCCCGTCTGGACGTGAATAAAGACGGCAGTATATCGGAACTAGAGGCCAGAAAAGTGTTTGATGAGTATTTTAGTCAGCTCAGCTTATCTGACAG GAAACGGAATAGCGTTGGAGAAACCTACGCAAAGCATGCTCTAGCCCGAGCCATGGCGCTGGATGTCAAGGAAATGGG CACTGTCACGTGGACTGAGTTTCTACATGGACAAGCACAATACATTCTTGCATCACGTCCAAACACATCAGATTTAAGATAG